The genomic DNA AGATCCCATCGCTTCTGTTCTCACATCGTCAGATGGGAGCTACTTATTCAAGAATATTATTCCAGGTAAGGAGTAAGATTTTATCATCAGTGTCTCTTTTTCTATTGATCTATCACTATGGCCGTGCATGTATGTAGTCGAAAATTTCCTATATAGTAAAGTCAAATATCAAGTGCCTAATTTCTAGGTGTCTTGTTATAATCAAATGACGAGTTTGTCTGATTGGTTGCAGGAAAATACAATATCCGTGCATCCCATCCAAATCTGCAAGTTGAAGTCCGCGGTTCTACAGAGGTCTTAgatctttttggttttgctttatATCTTTATTGAGCTTTCCTGTCTAATATTCTCCTGGCCAACCTTTTTGCATTTGAGTACACATGTGTTTCCCTACTCTTTTCTTTCCTATTGCATCCGATTCAATCTTGATAATTTTAATTCTGCATGTTAATAGTAGAAATTCTCTGTTTACTTGTAGGTGGAACTTGGATTTGCAAATGGCATGGTGGATGACATATTCTTTGTCCTTGGTTATGATCTCAAGGGGTCTGTTGTTGCTCAGGTAATCTCTTTATTCctgtgtttctttttatttctttgatgttcatcagtaaaattttaatgatgATCTTTGTTGGAAGTAGAGATTGGTGTATCATTGGTTTGGTTCATTTTCTTACCCATCATGCAGTTGCAGATTATCCTCAATTTTTTTGTggtgtataaattttttttgtttccttttgtagGGAAATCCAATCCTGGGTGttcatatatatttgcattCAGATGATGTTTCCATGGTAGATTGTCCCCAAGGATTTGGTGACGCTGCTGGAGAAAGGAAGCCTCTCTGCCATGCTGTAACCGACGCGGAAGGAATTTTCAGTTTCAAGTCCATCCCTTGTGGTAATCATTGCTTGATTAGTCACAACCAATTCATTCGGCATTTATTTGACTTAGCTTTAGCCTGATGAATTCTGTACTGTACAACACAAGTAAATGACTATCCGGCTCTAAGTTTGTAATGAGCTATATTTTGGTCactttgattcttcttcctcaggAAAATACGAACTGGTGCCACATTATAAGGGTGAGAACACGGTCTTCGATGTTTCACCTCCTGTGATGCCTGTTTCTGTAGAGCATCAACATGTCACTGTTCCCAAAAAATTTCAGGTCAGAGAGAACAACTGCAAACTTTTATACTACTCTATATTTCCATTGGATTCTGCGTACAGGTTTTTCCACTAAACATTGAACTGAATTCTCCTTTAGGTAACAGGATTCTCCATTGGGGGTCGTGTAGTTGACGGTAATTCAATGGGAGTTGAGGGCGTTAAAATCATAGTAGATGGGAGTCTAAGATCTGTCACGGACAAGGATGGTTTTTACAAGCTTGACCAGGTATAATTTAATGCTAAAAGTTCAAGTTTATACGGTATACCTTGTTTTAACTGTAAGCCTGCTAAATTGTTTGTCACTCAACTTCTCCTAGTGAATTTTTGGTACATGTTTAGAATCTAGAGTAATGGATATGGCAAGATTTCTCTGTTTATGTACTAAGCAAAGCAaatctacttttatatatttcaaatatgtGCCACTTGGTTTTCTTTCCACCACCTCTTCAATCACATTTTTGTTGCTGTGATCAGTATTTTTAATAGCAGGGAATGTAATGTAATATTGGTTCAACTCCTTAGGTTACGTCAAACCGGTATACAATAGATGCAGTCAAGGAGCATTACAAGTTCGACAAACTGACGAAGTTCATGGTATCAGTCTCACTTATTTTTTCTTGcgcattattttaatttctccaGCTATGGCTTCACCTCACTCGTTAGAAGTTCAACAAACTAAAGTAAATTACTTAAACTTGTTTGTGTAGGTTTTACCAAACATGGCTTCACTTCCAGATATCACTGCTGTATCCTATGATATCTGTGGTGTGGTGAGAATGTTTGGTTCTCGTCACAAAGCAAAGGTAAACTCCTGTACATATTAATGTTTCTCTACTGTTACTTATCTCTCGTGTTTAacgttttaatattttaaatttaggtaGCTTTGACTCATGGACCCACAAATGTCAAACCACAAATGAAGCAAACAGATGACACCGGAACTTTCTGCTTTGAGGTTTGTTGATGCAGATATGTATCTCTACTAAATTAGTGTTTTAAAGATACCTACCTTGATTCTTTGGAGAGTTGTTTCTGGCTTTTGTGGTTACCTCGTTCCTTTTCTGTTTATGAATGAGTTCTCTGTTTCTCACtttataacttattttttatttattcattttgtttttgctatcatatatatttcaggTTCCACCAGGCGAATATAGGCTGTCTGCTCTGGCTGCTACACCAAAGGGTGCTTCTGAGCTTCTGTTTTTGCCAGCTTATGTGGATGTTGGCGTCAAAAGTCCTTTGTTGAACATAGAATTTTCTCAGGTATTCTCTCTGAACGTCTCCACTCGTGGAACTGTTTTTGTAGCATCAAATTGTTAGGAGTTGGATGAACAATAGACTTCCACGTTTTCAGGatgattttctttcttttaatttcttttgggtGCTGATGCAGGCCCGAGTCAATGTGCATGGTTCTGTTACTTGCAAGGAGAAATGTGGTCCGTCTGTCTCAGTGGCGCTTGTGGGAGTAGCTGGTGATcgtgaaaagaaaacaattgttTTAACCGACGAGAGCAGCCAATTTCTATTTTCAGACATATTGCCTGGAAAATACAGAGTTGAGGTGGGATGCATGGTTTCTTTCCAACTTTTTTTCTCCTCTTGGGTACATTTATAAGAGAGACGGAAAAAGTGACCTTACTAGCCAAATACATTAACTAATTGCTTGTCACGATTGATAAATTTAGGTCAGAAGCATTTCACCAGAAGCCACATCTGATGAAGACAGTTGGTGCTGGGACCGTAGCTCGATTGATGTGAATGTTGGAACCGAGGATATCAAAGGGATTGAATTTGTTCAGAAAGGTTACTGGGTTAATATTATCTCCACCCATGAGGTGGATGCTAGAATTGTTCATCCTAATGGATCACCTACTAGTTTGAAAATCAAGGTATTCTTTTTCTGGTGGATTCTCCGTGAGTTTTGGCTATTTAGGGAACTGTATTTAATCTCTGTCAAAATTAATCATCTTTATCATTTGTGGTAACTACAGAAAGGTTCACAGAAAGTATGCGTTGAGTCACCTGGAGGACATGAGCTTCAGCTTTCTGACTCATGCATGTCCTTTGGGAGCAATTCAATAAAGATAGATGTCTCAAATCCACAGGTTTTAGTTTgtaatgttttctcttttgttttaatattctTTGGCTTGTCCTTCATTTAGCATCTACATACTTTTCTTTCTGTAGCCTATTCATCTGAAAGCCGAGAAATACCTCCTCAAAGGTCTGATAAATGTGGAATCTAGTTCAACCGAGATTGAGTCTGAATTGCCAGAGAATTTCATTGTTGATATTCAAGACAAGGAAGGACATGTTATCAACAGTATTGCTGCCAAACTTACATCTGATGGGCGTGGCGTTTATGAGTACTATACCTGGGCCAGCCTTGGTGAAAAGATAAGCTTTGTTCCTCGAGATTCTAGGTATGATCTGCTTATTATGATGTCAGGGGAACTGTGAACTAGACTTCATATAGTTGGAGTCAAATGTCTCAGGAATGCATCATAGTTCATAGAAGAGAAATTCTTATTTCAAAGTCCAACAACCAAAAGAGTGTTTGGGTGTTTGAATTTTTCTCTAATATGTTTGaagccatttttattttcaagttaCTTCAGCTATAGCTGTATTCTGTTGCAGGGGCaatgtggagaagaagatgttgttttATCCTAAAAAGTATCATGTAAGTTTTAACTAGTAATGCTAGCCATAAAAGATTCTATAATGGGAACATTAAGCTTAATTTATGTTTGTCTAATAGGCTGTAGTGTCAAATGGCGGATGCCAAGCTTCAGTTTCTCCATTTACTGGTCGGCTTGGTCTTTACTTACAAGGATCggtctctcctcctcttcctgGTGTTAATATCAAAATTTCCGCTGCAAAAGACAGCCTGATTTCTTCACTTAAGAAAGGTGAAGTAGCTATTGAAACAAGCACGTCAGCAGATGGTTCATTTGTTTCCGGGCCATTGTATGATGATATAACATATGCCACAGAGGCTTCAAAGGTAGGTGTATATTATACTGATAAATATTTCGTGCTCATGCAAATGGACCTCGAGATGATGTTTTGCTTCACTTTTCTAATCTTAGTTTAGATCTCATGCATCTTGTTACGCTATAAATCTCACTTGCATTCATTTGTTCTGAACCAATGTGTT from Camelina sativa cultivar DH55 chromosome 7, Cs, whole genome shotgun sequence includes the following:
- the LOC104699645 gene encoding nodal modulator 3-like, encoding MAASKKICHSLIVFLVAISTVYAVSADSIKGCGGFVEASSSLVRSRKGADGKLDYSHITVELQTVDGLVKDSTQCAPNGYYFIPVYDKGSFILKINGPEGWSWNPDQVPVVVDDSSCNNNEDINFRFTGFTLSGKVLGAVGGKSCVIKNGGPADVNVELFSSDGSEDPIASVLTSSDGSYLFKNIIPGKYNIRASHPNLQVEVRGSTEVELGFANGMVDDIFFVLGYDLKGSVVAQGNPILGVHIYLHSDDVSMVDCPQGFGDAAGERKPLCHAVTDAEGIFSFKSIPCGKYELVPHYKGENTVFDVSPPVMPVSVEHQHVTVPKKFQVTGFSIGGRVVDGNSMGVEGVKIIVDGSLRSVTDKDGFYKLDQVTSNRYTIDAVKEHYKFDKLTKFMVLPNMASLPDITAVSYDICGVVRMFGSRHKAKVALTHGPTNVKPQMKQTDDTGTFCFEVPPGEYRLSALAATPKGASELLFLPAYVDVGVKSPLLNIEFSQARVNVHGSVTCKEKCGPSVSVALVGVAGDREKKTIVLTDESSQFLFSDILPGKYRVEVRSISPEATSDEDSWCWDRSSIDVNVGTEDIKGIEFVQKGYWVNIISTHEVDARIVHPNGSPTSLKIKKGSQKVCVESPGGHELQLSDSCMSFGSNSIKIDVSNPQPIHLKAEKYLLKGLINVESSSTEIESELPENFIVDIQDKEGHVINSIAAKLTSDGRGVYEYYTWASLGEKISFVPRDSRGNVEKKMLFYPKKYHAVVSNGGCQASVSPFTGRLGLYLQGSVSPPLPGVNIKISAAKDSLISSLKKGEVAIETSTSADGSFVSGPLYDDITYATEASKPGYHIKRLGPYSFSCQKLGQISVRVYSKDNGETLIPSLLLSLSGDHGYRNNSISGAGGQFVFDSLFPGNFYLRPLLKEYSFKPSTMAIELGSGESSEAVFEATRVAYSAIGRVALLSGQPQEGVAIEARSDSKGYYEETTSDINGNYRLRGLHPDATYVIKVSKKIGSGNNKIERASPESVSLKIGYEDINGLDFLVFEQPETTILTCHVEGKQNEELNSNLLVEIRSAIDKSKIENVFPLPLSNFFQVKGLPRGKHLVQLKSSRPLISHKVESEIIEVDFERNAQIHIGPLRYSIVADHQSQEVTPAAILPLVIGVSAIALFLSIPRLKDIYQATVGISSPGFTASAKREPRKAVARKKTF